From Drosophila bipectinata strain 14024-0381.07 unplaced genomic scaffold, DbipHiC1v2 scaffold_58, whole genome shotgun sequence, a single genomic window includes:
- the LOC138927704 gene encoding spondin-1-like: MWRSCAAPIVELVLLIFFLGDVYSLICTRRPSNTATPKSPVDENYVISVSGNPETYILGQEYNVSLNAFNGHRYISFILALENENGDYNYNDDLGRFELSDTIETRFSPNCINMVENTNTNPKTHMHLTWVAPTNPESGCVLIRATVLQHRDVWHMDDGGLTRRICPETTDDVESQPSAPSAEAPCCACDEARYELIFEGVWSRNLHPRDFPARSWETRFCELVGAAHSADYRFWEAGALANEAMKQYAEHCSSRLLEREFSNNFKDQKIRTIIKARGPSFPNINSKTSASVRVDPLHHMISFASKIEPSPDWIVGISGLELCLRNCTWLDEKVIQLYPWDVGTDAGPTYTSPDQPQVPPDVIRRMRSDFPNDPRSPFYDENGDPMKPMAYLTIKRQRIYERRCADEDSNNDADVPRECLTHPWSGWSDCSSKCGAGMQYRRRVYKQPELAKIYNCNVPQYEERECEGEMCDQNSIMRNIDPEIDPELDPDQGFGRNVYQSPQQGRAECQLGSWSIWGPCSGSCGSGYETRQRQYLNPQSEAKCQSVHRARLQESRPCSGRVCLGNLPGSYNGDEENPYGEISPGRGGSNMYAPQPEREAESFADYDEARVDQSRGLGGFEVGNLKGSSGSWGLNRPLERQTNLGRNAQPYHNQPARLERPSWQRLDDSRLENMERSAWQTSSSQDDHIQEQTPWQTNAGNVEKDNWRGQSPANSYKRKYGERFDTPEEDLQRDPWSRQKTHSPQDLYTSGGGGLDTSLVNKCFQMLQTEQSRCFNQTIIGNFWFYNFCADECMLFATDTCDRNVNKFSRWEECQKCRLPELSSLQQQYSELPECQNLRGSLEADTRSREEKRGKNRRRNYNNYRQSGRNKVNNY; encoded by the exons ATGTGGCGGTCATGTGCTGCTCCTATCGTGGAGCTAgttcttcttatttttttccttggAGATGTTTACTCCTTGATTTGCACACGGCGTCCGTCGAATACGGCCACGCCCAAGTCCCCCGTGGATGAAAATTACGTGATAAGCGTGTCGGGTAATCCGGAAACGTACATTCTCGGTCAGGAGTACAACG TCTCCCTAAATGCATTCAATGGGCATCGGTACATCAGCTTTATTCTGGCTCTGGAGAACGAGAACGGAGATTACAACTACAATGATGATCTAGGACGATTTGAGCTAAGTGATACTATAGAAACCCGCTTTAGTCCAAATTGCATTAACATGGTGGAGAACACTAATACGAATCCAAAAACCCACATGCATCTTACCTGGGTGGCACCCACAAATCCCGAAAGTGGTTGCGTCCTGATACGGGCCACTGTTCTGCAGCATCGTGATGTATGGCACATGGACGATGGAGGATTAACTCGACGCATCTGCCCTGAGACCACGGACGATGTGGAAAGCCAACCGTCGGCACCTTCTGCGGAGGCCCCATGCTGTGCCTGCGACGAAGCGCGCTACGAG CTAATCTTCGAGGGCGTTTGGTCGCgaaatctgcatccaagggATTTTCCTGCTCGCAGCTGGGAAACACGATTCTGTGAGTTGGTTGGAGCGGCTCACAGCGCAGACTATCGTTTTTGGGAAGCCGGAGCCCTGGCCAACGAGGCTATGAAGCAATATGCAGAACACTGTAGTTCTCGACTGTTAGAGCGAGAGTTTAGCAACAATTTCAAG GATCAGAAGATACGTACCATAATCAAGGCTCGCGGTCCCTCATTTCCAAACATAAACAGCAAGACCTCAGCCTCTGTGAGGGTGGATCCGTTGCATCACATGATCTCTTTTGCCTCCAAGATTGAACCATCGCCAGACTGGATAGTGGGCATAAGTGGTTTGGAGCTTTGTCTGCGGAACTGCACCTGGTTAGACGAGAAGGTTATCCAGTTGTACCCTTGGGATGTAGGCACAGATGCGGGTCCCACCTATACG TCACCCGATCAGCCGCAAGTTCCTCCGGATGTTATTAGACGCATGCGCTCCGACTTTCCCAATGATCCACGTTCGCCTTTCTATGATGAAAACGGAGATCCCATGAAGCCCATGGCCTATCTGACAATTAAGCGTCAGCGAATTTATGAGAGACGTTGTGCGGATGAAGATT CCAATAATGATGCGGATGTTCCCAGAGAATGTCTTACACATCCCTGGTCGGGCTGGAGTGACTGCTCCTCAAAATGTGGCGCTGGGATGCAGTATAGGAGGCGGGTCTACAAACAACCGGAGCTAGCCAAGATCTATAACTGTAATGTTCCCCAATATGAAGAGCGCGAATGCGAGGGTGAGATGTGTGACCAGAACAGTATAATGAGGAACATAGACCCAGAGATCGACCCAGAATTAGACCCAGATCAAGGATTCGGTAGGAACGTTTATCAATCACCGCAGCAGGGTCGTGCTGAGTGTCAGCTGGGTTCCTGGAGCATTTGGGGTCCCTGCAGCGGCTCTTGCGGCAGTGGCTATGAGACGCGCCAGCGACAGTATCTCAATCCCCAATCGGAAGCCAAGTGTCAGAGTGTTCATCGCGCAAGACTTCAGGAATCGCGACCTTGCTCGGGCAGAGTATGTCTTGGAAATCTACCAGGGTCCTATAATGGCGATGAGGAGAATCCATATGGAGAAATATCCCCTGGGCGTGGTGGAAGCAACATGTATGCACCACAACCCGAGAGGGAGGCAGAATCTTTCGCGGACTACGATGAAGCTCGAGTAGATCAAAGTCGTGGGTTAGGAGGCTTTGAAGTCGGTAACCTGAAGGGCAGCAGTGGTTCCTGGGGACTCAATAGACCGTTAGAGCGTCAAACCAATCTTGGACGAAATGCACAGCCGTACCATAACCAACCGGCCAGACTGGAGCGCCCCTCTTGGCAGCGTCTCGATGATTCACGTTTGGAGAATATGGAGCGTAGTGCCTGGCAGACTTCAAGTTCCCAAGATGACCACATTCAGGAGCAGACGCCATGGCAGACAAATGCAGGAAACGTCGAAAAAGATAACTGGCGAGGACAAAGTCCTGCTAATTcctataaaagaaaatatggtGAAAGGTTTGACACTCCCGAAGAAGATTTACAGCGAGATCCATGGTCGAGGCAGAAAACCCACAGCCCCCAAGACTTGTATACCTCTGGAGGAGGCGGATTAGATACATCACTGGTAAACAAATGCTTCCAGATGCTACAAACTGAGCAGTCTCGATGCTTTAATCAAACAATTATTGGAAATTTTTGGTTCTACAACTTTTGTGCCGACGAATGCATGCTGTTCGCCACCGATACGTGCGatcggaatgttaataagttCAGCCGATGGGAGGAGTGCCAAAAGTGCCGGCTCCCGGAGCTCTCATCATTGCAGCAGCAATATTCAGAATTACCAGAATGTCAGAACCTACGAGGGAGTTTGGAAGCAGATACAAGGTCCAGGGAAGAGAAACGCGGCAAGAACAGAAGACGAAATTACAACAATTATAGACAAAGTGGTagaaataaagtaaataattattag
- the LOC138925492 gene encoding translation initiation factor IF-3-like isoform X2, giving the protein MQLHRFSFVISTMLRVQHSSVAFQQQQLRNLSLQWYLAQNHRPASGINKPGDHKPKTPAQKITLIQNQAISITTLEEAQKLAKRRELHLLRLEQTDAKTGRPMFKLVTSAEMLADDTPTPKSSNEKSHKKSEKSLTIGARITEHDLSSRLKNITKWLGKRHEVRILIQGSSSGSDEGSAERIVKAIEQAIKEPEIIGKIVSAIPNIVQP; this is encoded by the exons atgcagctgcatcgtttttcatttgttaTAAGCACCATGTTGCGAGTGCAACACTCGTCTGTTGCCttccaacagcaacaactacGGAACTTATCTCTTCAGTGGTATTTAGCCCAAAACCACCGACCGGCAAGCGGTATAAACAAACCGGGTGACCACAAACCCAAGACACCGGCACAGAAGATCACCCTCATCCAGAATCAAGCGATTAGCATAACCACATTGGAGGAGGCACAAAAGCTGGCCAAGCGGAGAGAACTGCACCTGTTACGTTTGGAGCAGACAGATGCGAAGACTGGACGCCCTATGTTTAA ATTGGTGACGTCAGCCGAAATGTTGGCCGATGACACTCCCACACCCAAGTCTTCCAACGAAAAAAGTCACAAAAAATCGGAGAAATCTTTGACTATTGGGGCACGCATTACCGAGCATGACCTTTCCTCTAGACTCAAAAACATAACCAAATGGCTGGGAAAGCGCCACGAAGTACGCATCCTGATTCAAGGCAGTTCGAGTGGATCAGATGAAGGCAGCGCCGAACGCATCGTGAAGGCCATCGAACAAGCCATTAAGGAGCCCGAGATTATCGGAAAAATA GTTTCAGCCATCCCAAATATAGTTCAACCATGA
- the LOC138925492 gene encoding uncharacterized protein isoform X1, protein MQLHRFSFVISTMLRVQHSSVAFQQQQLRNLSLQWYLAQNHRPASGINKPGDHKPKTPAQKITLIQNQAISITTLEEAQKLAKRRELHLLRLEQTDAKTGRPMFKLVTSAEMLADDTPTPKSSNEKSHKKSEKSLTIGARITEHDLSSRLKNITKWLGKRHEVRILIQGSSSGSDEGSAERIVKAIEQAIKEPEIIGKIVQKRSKASLIKFNIVPVTSQVSAIPNIVQP, encoded by the exons atgcagctgcatcgtttttcatttgttaTAAGCACCATGTTGCGAGTGCAACACTCGTCTGTTGCCttccaacagcaacaactacGGAACTTATCTCTTCAGTGGTATTTAGCCCAAAACCACCGACCGGCAAGCGGTATAAACAAACCGGGTGACCACAAACCCAAGACACCGGCACAGAAGATCACCCTCATCCAGAATCAAGCGATTAGCATAACCACATTGGAGGAGGCACAAAAGCTGGCCAAGCGGAGAGAACTGCACCTGTTACGTTTGGAGCAGACAGATGCGAAGACTGGACGCCCTATGTTTAA ATTGGTGACGTCAGCCGAAATGTTGGCCGATGACACTCCCACACCCAAGTCTTCCAACGAAAAAAGTCACAAAAAATCGGAGAAATCTTTGACTATTGGGGCACGCATTACCGAGCATGACCTTTCCTCTAGACTCAAAAACATAACCAAATGGCTGGGAAAGCGCCACGAAGTACGCATCCTGATTCAAGGCAGTTCGAGTGGATCAGATGAAGGCAGCGCCGAACGCATCGTGAAGGCCATCGAACAAGCCATTAAGGAGCCCGAGATTATCGGAAAAATAGTACAGAAACGCAGCAAAGCATCCCTAATTAAGTTTAACATTGTTCCAGTGACTTCGCAGGTTTCAGCCATCCCAAATATAGTTCAACCATGA
- the LOC138927705 gene encoding protein HID1-like, with translation MGNTDSKLNFRKAIVQLTQKNQKIDPSDEQFWEQFWQGHQTTLEDVFALVTSNEIRQIRNENPANMATLCYKAVEKLAQAVDSSCRTQAEQQCVLNCVRLLIRCLPYIFEDEKWRDFFWSSLPSQEKTMPLAQSLLNATCDLLFCPDFTVTATRRTGPEKAEELANIDSCEYIWEAGVGFAQSPPHNAYMERRRTELLKLLLTCFSEPMYRSPQQSEEPNKWIAYFTSADNRHALPLFTSFLNTVCSYDPVGFGVPYNHLIFADTTEPLVEACLQLLIVTLDHDMVVQQQLTHAGQASYDEGNCGDNLFINYLSRVHRDEDFHFVLKGITRLLNNPLVQNYLPNSTKRLHCHQELLILFWKICDYNKKFLYFVLKSSDVLDILIPILYHLNYSRADQSRVGLMHIGVFILLLLSGERNFGVRLNKAYSATVPMDIPVFTGTHADLLITVFHKIIATGHQRLQPLFDCLLTILVNVSPYLKTLSMVASVKLLHLLEAFSTPWFLLSAPSNHHLVFFLLEIFNNIIQYQFDGNSNLVYTIIRKRHVFHAMANLPTDMAGIAKCLSGRKTGGKFNLPRVPQRRTAAVSQELPSAHVTEEYNEEDDEEEEEEVVNEEAKAEEDLESETESHDRSQTGEIQADVLTAQPAEPGTLKTSLLDTPGIGQMTEREQAHPNDKPQDEESTDIVPYDRSSASTPTGDRKSPIEQSRLSVAHRGSIRMVPGEGERWAPTPEWIVSWRSKLPLQTIMRLLQVLVPQVEKICIDKGLTDESEILKFLQHGTLVGLLPVPHPILIRKYQANAGTTAWFRTYIWGVIYLRNVEPAIWYDTEVKLFEIQRV, from the exons ATGGGAAACACGGACTCCAAGTTGAACTTTCGCAAAGCGATTGTGCAGCTGACGCAGAAGAATCAGAAGATCGATCCCAGTGACGAGCAGTTCTGGGAGCAGTTCTGGCAGGGCCACCAAACGACACTGGAGGATGTTTTCGCTTTAGTCACTTCCAATGAGATAAGACAGATTCGAAACGAGAATCCGGCAAACATGGCCACGCTCTGCTACAAAGCGGTGGAGAAGCTCGCCCAGGCGGTGGATAGTAGTTGCCGCACACAGGCAGAACAGCAATGTGTGCTAAACTGCGTTCGCCTGCTGATCCGATGCCTGCCTTACATATTTGAGGACGAAAAGTGGCGCGATTTTTTCTGGAGCAGTTTGCCGTCACAGGAAAAGACAATGCCTTTGGCTCAGTCGCTGTTGAATGCCACCTGCGATCTCCTCTTCTGTCCGGATTTTACTGTCACAGCTACCAGACGCACCGGTCCGGAAAAGGCTgaggagctggccaacatCGATAGCTGCGAATATATTTGGGAGGCAGGCGTGGGATTCGCTCAGTCACCACCACACAACGCCTACATGGAGCGTCGGCGCACTGAGCTCCTGAAGCTCCTACTGACTTGTTTCTCAGAACCTATGTACCGTTCACCTCAGCAATCTGAAGAGCCCAACAAATGGATAGCGTATTTTACCTCGGCGGACAACCGGCATGCCCTACCTTTGTTCACCTCGTTTCTAAATACAGTCTGTTCGTATGATCCGGTGGGATTCGGAGTGCCCTACAATCACCTGATTTTTGCGGATACCACGGAGCCGTTGGTAGAGGCCTGCCTTCAACTGCTTATCGTGACTCTTGATCACGACATGGTCGTGCAGCAACAACTAACCCATGCAGGCCAAGCTTCCTACGACGAAGGAAATTGCGGTGATAATTTGTTCATAAACTATTTGTCGCGTGTGCATCGAGACGAGGACTTTCATTTTGTGCTTAAGGGTATCACGAGGCTACTAAATAACCCTTTGGTTCAAAACTACTTGCCCAACTCGACGAAAAGGTTGCATTGCCACCAGGAACTGTTAAtattgttttggaaaatttgcGACTATAACAAAAAGTTTCTATATTTTGTTCTGAAAAGCTCGGATGTTTTGGATATACTAATCCCTATATTGTATCATCTGAACTATTCCCGAGCTGATCAGTCTCGAGTAGGCCTCATGCATATTGGAGTGTTTATATTACTGCTTTTGTCTG GGGAGCGCAACTTTGGTGTCCGTTTGAACAAAGCCTACTCTGCTACAGTGCCGATGGATATACCCGTCTTTACCGGTACTCATGCAGACTTACTGATAACCGTTTTTCACAAAATCATTGCCACGGGGCATCAGCGCTTGCAACCACTTTTTGACTGCCTACTCACCATTCTAGTAAACGTTTCACCTTATTTGAAAACCCTATCGATGGTAGCCAGCGTAAAGCTACTGCACCTGCTTGAGGCTTTCAGTACTCCTTGGTTTCTACTTTCGGCACCTAGCAATCACCACTTAGTCTTCTTCTTGCTGGAGATCTTTAACAACATTATACAGTACCAATTTGATGGGAACTCGAATCTAGTCTACACCATTATACGCAAACGTCATGTGTTCCATGCCATGGCGAATCTCCCAACCGACATGGCCGGGATAGCCAAGTGCCTCAGTGGCCGGAAAACAGGCGGGAAGTTTAATTTACCAAGAGTACCGCAAAGGAGGACGGCAGCAGTGTCACAGGAACTGCCTTCGGCTCACGTGACGGAGGAGTACAACGAAGAGGATGACGAAGAGGAGGAAGAAGAAGTGGTAAATGAGGAGGCCAAGGCTGAGGAAGACCTCGAATCCGAAACGGAGTCCCATGATCGGTCTCAGACGGGTGAAATTCAAGCGGATGTGCTTACGGCCCAGCCAGCTGAGCCGGGAACGTTGAAAACATCGTTACTAGACACTCCAGGGATAGGGCAAATGACAGAAAGGGAGCAAGCCCATCCGAATGACAAGCCCCAGGATGAAGAATCGACTGACATTGTTCCTTATGACCGGTCCTCAGCGTCCACGCCAACTGGTGATCGCAAGTCACCTATAGAACAGTCACGTTTATCGGTGGCCCATCGCGGAAGCATTCGCATGGTGCCCGGCGAAGGAGAAAGGTGGGCACCCACACCCGAATGGATCGTTTCGTGGCGCTCGAAGCTACCTTTGCAGACGATTATGCGACTTCTCCAAGTGCTAGTGCCCCAGGTGGAGAAAATCTGCATCGACAAGGGCTTAACCGACGAGTCGGAGATTCTCAAGTTTCTGCAGCACGGCACCCTGGTCGGGTTATTACCCGTTCCGCATCCGATTCTAATCCGGAAGTACCAGGCCAATGCGGGGACCACGGCCTGGTTCCGGACCTACATCTGGGGGGTGATCTATCTGCGCAATGTTGAGCCGGCCATCTGGTATGACACGGAGGTTAAGCTCTTTGAGATTCAACGTGTCTAG